One segment of Schistocerca cancellata isolate TAMUIC-IGC-003103 chromosome 2, iqSchCanc2.1, whole genome shotgun sequence DNA contains the following:
- the LOC126145995 gene encoding uncharacterized protein LOC126145995 — protein sequence MTVMLLQHSALRHYKLPSPPPPRMTKPAPDASIYCSDYQTRNNNNNNNNNNNNGNKQKRTHHKLSLHPQQQQGCKTTAMRYYRLWIYTCNAVLLVSVLGFAIVAGRIVVADPRRYLVPGLSLYQPSFLYAYLALATQSGLLQLVGCLGALRLNERLLNVYWLLLLVLLFGDAIVGVVWVFRFDKICADLRPTLKQRLAAEYGVDRDFTALWDALQRDYRCCGVDGAQDYAAVANRSAGATVSASAGSTAPTAAATANPHYHTTGCEARLLLWLRQSADILFVLGYCVIAFLKLCFLGILRYEIREMIQKIKILQGEMRPPPLLLTELGGGGSGGGAGAISPAGVPSPAHAAAVAGAAAAAGATPPHLQPLLMNHTRAASAANNGDLMGGAGGVGGGGGGGAGGGVRQPPDSLQATPLHAAALSHRHLSMLNNDGTDSDTNSNCALIISEDVGAGKPVSSGPRRGCGSNGNNNYEIHELQELNRLLSRHQTQI from the exons ATGACGGTGATGCTCCTGCAGCACTCTGCCCTCCGACACTACAAGCTGCCCTCTCCTCCGCCGCCACGAATGACGAAGCCCGCCCCGGACGCCTCCATATACTGTAGCGACTACCAGACGaggaacaataataacaacaacaacaacaacaacaacaacggtaacaaGCAGAAACGAACGCACCACAAGCTGTCGCTGCACCCGCAACAGCAGCAGGGCTGCAAGACGACTGCGATGCGCTACTACCGTCTATGGATCTACACGTGCAATGCCGTGCTGTTGGTGAGCGTGCTAGGATTCGCCATCGTGGCGGGCAGAATCGTGGTGGCCGACCCCCGGCGGTACCTCGTGCCGGGCCTGTCCCTGTACCAGCCCAGCTTCCTCTACGCCTACCTGGCCCTGGCGACGCAGAGCGGCCTCCTGCAGCTGGTCGGCTGTTTGGGCGCGCTACGCCTCAACGAGCGGCTCCTCAACGTGTACTGGCTGCTCCTCCTGGTGCTCCTCTTCGGCGACGCTATCGTCGGCGTCGTGTGGGTATTTCGCTTCGACAAGATCTGCGCCGACTTGCGCCCCACGCTGAAGCAGCGGCTGGCGGCGGAGTACGGCGTCGACCGCGACTTCACGGCGCTGTGGGACGCGCTCCAGAGGGACTACCGCTGCTGTGGCGTCGACGGCGCCCAAGACTACGCGGCGGTGGCCAACCGCAGCGCAGGGGCCACCGTCTCGGCGTCGGCGGGGTCTACGGCGCCGACGGCAGCTGCTACCGCCAAC CCACACTACCACACCACCGGTTGCGAGGCGCGCCTACTCCTCTGGCTGCGCCAGAGCGCGGACATCCTGTTCGTCCTCGGGTACTGTGTCATCGCCTTCCTCAAGCTGTGCTTCCTCGGCATCCTGCGGTACGAGATCCGCGAGATGATCCAGAAGATCAAGATCCTGCAGGGCGAGATGCGGCCGCCGCCTCTGCTGCTGACGGAGctgggcggcggcggcagcggcggcggggcGGGCGCCATCAGCCCGGCGGGCGTGCCGTCGCCCGCACACGCGGCCGCCGTGGCCGGGGCCGCTGCGGCGGCGGGCGCCACGCCGCCCCACCTGCAGCCGCTGCTGATGAACCACAcgcgcgccgcctccgccgccaacAACGGCGACCTCATGGGCGGCGCCGggggcgtgggcggcggcggcggcggaggcgcggGAGGCGGCGTCCGGCAGCCTCCGGACAGCCTGCAGGCGACGCCGCTGCACGCCGCCGCTCTCTCCCACCGGCACCTCAGCATGCTCAATAACGACGGCACCGACTCCGACACCAACAGCAACTGCGCCCTCATCATCTCGGAGGACGTCGGCGCGGGCAAACCCGTCAGCAGCGGTCCTCGGCGCGGCTGCGGCTCCAACGGCAACAACAACTACGAGATCCACGAGCTGCAGGAGCTCAACAGGCTGCTCTCCAGGCACCAGACACAGATCTGA